In Dama dama isolate Ldn47 chromosome 9, ASM3311817v1, whole genome shotgun sequence, the following proteins share a genomic window:
- the TINCR gene encoding TINCR ubiquitin domain containing, translating to MEGLRRGLSRWKRYHIKVHLADEALLLPLTVRPRDTLSDLRAQLVGQGVSSWKRTFYYNARRLDDHQTVRDVRLQDGSVLLLVSDPR from the exons ATGGAGGGGCTGCGGCGGGGCCTATCTCGCTGGAAGCGCTACCACATCAAGGTGCACCTGGCGGACGAGGCGCTGCTGCTGCCGCTCACTGTGCGGCCGCGGGACACGCTCAGCGACCTGCGCGCCCAGCTCGTGGGCCAGGGAGTGAGCTCCTGGAAGCGCACCTTCTACTACAACGCGCGGCGGCTGGACGACCACCAGACGGTGCGCGACGTGCGACTACAGGACGGCTCGGTGCTTCTGCTCGTCAGCGACCCCAG GTAA